In Ipomoea triloba cultivar NCNSP0323 chromosome 7, ASM357664v1, a single genomic region encodes these proteins:
- the LOC116024735 gene encoding pentatricopeptide repeat-containing protein At5g39350-like, translating to MKLWNFYRAFSSLPAYYTGPLSVIHLNRLLQLSSNFKTLRHGKQTHQQIIVHGVAENPFIITKLIQMYADCGDVHSAYHLFDELPQPNVFAWTALLSFFSRNGLFYECVSTYCEMKVEGILPDKYVFPRVLRACSLFSCLEVGVQVHKDVVVCGVEQNVHVGNSLIDMYSRCGDLRSSRLVFDLMIERDLLSWNSMISGYVCNNFLALAMEMLGLMRMAGFQPDIVTFNILMDAHCRVGQCDEALEICKQIKDPTIVSWTTLMSGYSRIGKHDISLQIFGNVMNRGEIYADLDCLSSALSSCQHMKALRSGQEIHAYGIKVEQLHEFYQSAGPALLSMYSKCGKIEYARCVFDLVDKCDVVAWNAMILGFAEQGAGNSAIECFRKMQNMRIKNDQTTITTILPVCDLKYGKQIHAYVCKATFGDAIPVWNALVYMYAKCGCIQAAYSVFSRMGNKDLVSWNTMIGGFGMHGLGKASLQLLQEMNLSGIRPNSLTFTSALSACSHSGLVDEGLEIFQRMTQHYCLSPRTEHFTCIVDLLTRAGRLEEAVDFITRMPVEPGKHIWGSLLAAALAHQNLDIGVLASESLVKLEPENPGHYVTLSNMYTRAGRTDDAVALRKKMEGTGLVKQFGRSWVATGN from the coding sequence GGAATTTTTACAGAGCATTTTCATCTCTACCAGCATACTATACCGGACCACTCTCAGTTATCCATCTCAATCGCTTACTCCAGCTTTCCAGCAATTTCAAAACATTACGCCATGGAAAACAGACTCATCAACAGATAATTGTACATGGAGTTGCCGAGAATCCATTTATCATCACTAAATTAATCCAAATGTATGCTGATTGCGGTGATGTACATTCTGCGTATCATTTGTTTGATGAATTGCCGCAGCCGAATGTGTTTGCCTGGACGGCACTCTTGTCCTTCTTTTCCCGCAATGGGTTGTTTTATGAGTGTGTTAGCACTTATTGCGAGATGAAAGTCGAGGGCATTTTGCCTGATAAGTATGTGTTTCCGAGAGTTCTGAGAGCATGCTCATTGTTTTCTTGCTTGGAAGTTGGCGTTCAGGTTCACAAAGACGTGGTTGTGTGTGGTGTTGAACAAAATGTGCATGTTGGGAATTCTTTGATTGATATGTACTCTAGATGTGGGGACCTTAGGAGTAGTAGATTGGTTTTTGATTTGATGATAGAGAGGGATTTGCTTTCTTGGAATTCGATGATTTCAGGATATGTTTGCAACAATTTTCTTGCTTTGGCAATGGAAATGTTGGGTTTGATGAGAATGGCGGGTTTTCAGCCTGATATAGTGacatttaacattttaatgGATGCTCATTGCCGTGTTGGTCAGTGTGATGAAGCTTTGGAAATATGTAAACAGATTAAGGATCCTACTATAGTCTCATGGACAACTTTGATGTCAGGCTATTCTAGAATAGGGAAGCATGATATCTCACTACAGATATTTGGGAATGTAATGAATCGGGGAGAAATTTATGCCGACTTAGATTGTCTTTCCAGTGCCCTTTCTTCCTGCCAACATATGAAGGCTTTAAGGAGTGGACAAGAAATTCATGCATATGGTATTAAGGTGGAACAATTGCATGAATTTTATCAATCAGCTGGACCTGCCCTCTTATCCATGTACTCTAAGTGTGGGAAGATTGAATATGCAAGGTGTGTATTCGACTTGGTGGATAAATGTGACGTTGTTGCCTGGAATGCAATGATTCTCGGGTTTGCTGAGCAAGGGGCAGGAAATTCGGCTATTGAGTGCTTCAGAAAAATGCAAAACATGAGAATCAAGAATGATCAGACAACAATTACGACTATTTTGCCTGTGTGTGACCTGAAATATGGAAAACAGATTCATGCGTATGTCTGCAAAGCAACCTTTGGTGATGCCATTCCTGTTTGGAATGCGCTGGTTTACATGTATGCAAAATGCGGATGCATACAAGCTGCATATTCTGTGTTTTCTCGTATGGGTAACAAAGACTTGGTATCCTGGAACACAATGATTGGAGGTTTTGGAATGCACGGTTTGGGCAAAGCTTCTTTACAACTCCTGCAAGAGATGAATCTTTCTGGCATTCGCCCCAACTCATTGACATTCACTTCTGCACTATCGGCATGCAGTCATTCAGGTCTTGTTGACGAGGGGCTAGAAATTTTCCAGAGAATGACACAACACTACTGCTTAAGTCCCAGAACGGAACACTTCACTTGTATTGTTGATTTACTAACACGGGCAGGTCGTCTTGAAGAAGCTGTCGACTTTATCACGAGAATGCCTGTGGAACCGGGGAAGCACATTTGGGGTTCTCTACTAGCCGCCGCTTTAGCACACCAAAACTTAGATATCGGAGTTCTAGCTTCAGAAAGTTTAGTGAAGTTGGAGCCCGAAAATCCAGGACACTATGTGACATTGTCAAATATGTATACCAGAGCTGGACGAACAGATGATGCTGTTGCACTTCGAAAAAAAATGGAAGGTACAGGGCTGGTTAAGCAGTTTGGTCGGAGCTGGGTTGCAACTGGAAACTGA
- the LOC116025450 gene encoding pollen receptor-like kinase 4, giving the protein MDSMSLCFQLLLMLQVSCLVTTSFADPSVPDLLLKFRDSLTNASRLSNWSLNNVPYCNNGTAVWTGLVCKEGQFVGLKLEGMGLAGRIDVDTLSQLNSLSPDSHLRSISFMNNNFAGPFPNVEKLHSLRGIFLSNNRFSGEIPDDMFSGMNAMQRVLLANNQFTGRIPSSLTGLRNLSELKLQNNQFEGPIPDFPQKDLDVDFSNNRLEGPIPPHLSGKNASIFAGNPKLCGKPLKVECPPKKKTFPKIAIIIAAVAGVLLLAAILALLVRRRRRRSNGELPAKSNVPIPKAAAENSASEIYTTRGGEKGKLNFVRADRETFELEDLLRAPAEVLGSGSFGSSYKALVVTGSVVVRRFRQMTNVGKDEFYGHMTRLGRLSHPNLLPLVAFYYRKEEKLLVSDFVEKGSLASLLHSKKGSGQPGLDWPTRLKIIKGVAKGLSYLYEHLSTLTLPHGHLKSSNVLLDQTFNPLLADYALAPVTNKDHAQQFMVGYKSPESTHHERVTRKTDVWSLGILILEVLTGRFPANYLAQGKGASADLAAWVNSVVREEWTGEVFDKEMRGGKSGEGEMLKLLKIGMCCCEWEVGRRWDIMEAVERIEELKEKDVEDDYSFGSDEDLCASALITDDEFSFSKTA; this is encoded by the exons ATGGATTCAATGTCCCTGTGCTTTCAGCTGCTCTTGATGCTTCAAGTCTCGTGCCTCGTAACGACGTCGTTCGCGGATCCGTCGGTCCCCGACCTCCTCCTCAAGTTCAGGGATTCTCTGACGAACGCCTCGCGGCTGAGCAACTGGAGCCTCAACAATGTCCCGTATTGCAATAATGGTACTGCGGTTTGGACAGGGCTGGTCTGCAAGGAAGGACAGTTCGTCGGACTCAAGCTGGAAGGGATGGGACTCGCCGGAAGAATCGACGTCGACACGCTATCGCAGCTCAACTCCTTGTCGCCTGACTCGCATCTGCGCTCCATAAGCTTCATGAATAACAACTTTGCAG GGCCATTTCCGAATGTGGAGAAGCTCCATTCACTGAGAGGTATATTCTTGTCGAACAATCGGTTCTCCGGTGAGATACCGGACGACATGTTTTCCGGCATGAACGCGATGCAGAGAGTGCTGTTGGCGAACAACCAGTTCACTGGGAGGATTCCGTCGTCATTGACAGGATTGAGAAACCTGTCAGAGTTGAAGCTTCAGAACAACCAGTTTGAGGGTCCCATTCCGGATTTCCCGCAGAAGGATTTGGACGTCGACTTCTCTAATAATAGACTTGAAGGTCCCATACCGCCTCATCTGAGTGGTAAAAACGCCAGCATTTTTGCAG GTAATCCAAAATTGTGTGGCAAGCCGCTGAAAGTAGAATGCCCGCCGAAGAAGAAAACATTCCCCAAAATAGCAATCATCATCGCCGCCGTGGCAGGCGTTCTCTTACTCGCCGCCATCCTAGCATTACTCGTCCGCCGCCGCCGTCGACGGAGCAACGGAGAACTCCCAGCGAAAAGCAACGTCCCAATCCCAAAGGCGGCGGCGGAGAACTCCGCCTCAGAGATCTACACCACGCGAGGCGGGGAGAAGGGAAAGCTGAACTTCGTGAGGGCGGACAGGGAGACGTTCGAGTTGGAGGATCTGCTGAGGGCCCCGGCGGAGGTGTTGGGCAGCGGGAGCTTCGGGTCGTCTTACAAGGCGTTGGTGGTGACGGGGTCGGTGGTGGTGCGGCGGTTCCGCCAGATGACTAACGTCGGAAAAGATGAATTCTATGGGCACATGACGAGGCTTGGAAGGCTTTCACACCCTAACCTTCTCCCCCTGGTGGCGTTCTATTACAGGAAGGAGGAGAAGCTTTTGGTTAGTGATTTTGTTGAGAAAGGGAGCTTGGCCAGCCTCTTACACA GCAAGAAAGGTTCAGGGCAGCCAGGTCTGGACTGGCCAACACGCCTGAAAATCATCAAAGGAGTAGCCAAGGGTTTATCATACCTCTACGAACACCTCTCAACGCTAACTCTCCCGCACGGCCATCTCAAATCCTCAAACGTCCTCCTAGACCAAACCTTCAACCCCCTCCTCGCCGACTACGCGCTGGCGCCGGTAACCAACAAGGACCACGCGCAGCAGTTCATGGTGGGGTACAAGTCCCCGGAGTCCACGCACCACGAGCGCGTGACGCGGAAGACCGACGTGTGGAGCCTGGGGATCCTGATTCTGGAGGTGCTAACGGGGCGGTTTCCGGCGAATTACTTGGCGCAGGGGAAGGGCGCGAGCGCGGATCTGGCGGCGTGGGTGAACTCGGTGGTGAGGGAGGAGTGGACGGGGGAGGTTTTCGATAAGGAGATGCGCGGCGGGAAGAGCGGAGAAGGGGAGATGTTGAAGCTGCTGAAGATCGGGATGTGTTGCTGCGAGTGGGAGGTTGGGAGACGATGGGATATAATGGAGGCTGTGGAGAGGATTGAGGAGTTGAAGGAGAAGGATGTTGAGGATGATTACTCGTTTGGGAGCGATGAAGATCTCTGTGCTTCTGCGTTGATCACTGATGACGAGTTCTCCTTCTCCAAGACGGCTTAG